From Pantoea sp. Ep11b, the proteins below share one genomic window:
- a CDS encoding ABC transporter substrate-binding protein encodes MKLRIVAATTLLLSAACAATTYPVTVTDMDGQKITLQKEPQHVILQDGRDVMALALLDRQNPFQRVVAWNNLPKKQDTQTWDLLKQRWPQATSIVDMGFNDQGQVNLESVLAKQPDLMIAQLRAKPALAQSGVLATLKNLHIPVLFLDDELHPKENTLKSVKVLGTVLNRETEAKEYADFYQQRWEMLQRKIAQVPEKPTVFIEPIAGNSDNCCFTHGHNGWGALVEAVGGKNIGSSLLPGSSGFVSLEKIIAMKPDVYIMTGSKRPNSNVLPFGYGASQTDVTATFNRLQSRTGLAQIEPVKQKRVYGVYHHFYNHPYNIIGMEILAKDLYPGSFRDLDPAADYHHIVTRFTGLPDAPVILSTP; translated from the coding sequence ATGAAACTCAGGATTGTTGCTGCCACCACACTTTTACTCTCTGCCGCCTGTGCCGCGACCACCTATCCGGTCACGGTGACCGACATGGATGGTCAGAAAATTACGCTGCAGAAAGAGCCGCAGCATGTGATTTTGCAGGATGGCCGCGACGTAATGGCGCTGGCGTTGCTGGATCGGCAGAACCCGTTTCAGCGGGTCGTGGCCTGGAACAACCTGCCGAAAAAGCAGGACACCCAGACCTGGGATCTGCTGAAGCAGCGCTGGCCACAGGCGACGTCGATTGTGGATATGGGCTTTAACGATCAGGGGCAGGTTAACCTGGAGAGCGTGCTGGCGAAGCAGCCCGATCTGATGATTGCCCAGCTGCGTGCAAAACCGGCGCTGGCCCAGTCGGGCGTCCTTGCCACCCTGAAAAATCTGCACATCCCGGTGCTGTTCCTGGATGATGAGCTGCACCCGAAAGAGAACACGCTGAAAAGTGTGAAAGTGCTGGGCACCGTGCTGAACCGCGAAACGGAGGCGAAAGAGTACGCCGATTTCTATCAGCAGCGCTGGGAGATGCTTCAGCGGAAGATTGCTCAGGTGCCGGAGAAGCCGACGGTCTTTATCGAACCGATCGCCGGTAACAGCGATAACTGCTGCTTTACCCACGGTCACAACGGCTGGGGTGCGCTGGTGGAAGCGGTTGGCGGAAAAAATATCGGCTCTTCGCTGCTGCCCGGCAGCTCAGGCTTTGTGTCGCTGGAGAAGATTATCGCCATGAAGCCGGATGTCTACATCATGACCGGATCGAAGCGCCCGAACAGCAACGTGCTGCCGTTTGGCTATGGCGCGAGTCAGACCGATGTGACCGCTACCTTCAACCGTCTGCAGAGCCGTACGGGTCTGGCGCAGATCGAACCGGTGAAACAGAAACGGGTTTATGGCGTTTACCACCATTTCTATAATCACCCTTACAACATCATCGGCATGGAGATCCTGGCAAAAGATCTCTATCCCGGGAGTTTCCGCGATCTCGATCCTGCAGCCGATTACCATCACATTGTGACGCGCTTTACCGGATTACCGGATGCCCCGGTGATCCTCAGCACGCCCTGA
- a CDS encoding HAAAP family serine/threonine permease yields MKTTQTGTLGALERDVDTGWRKTDTMWMLGLYGTAIGAGVLFLPINAGVGGLIPLIIMAILAFPLTFYAHRALTRFVLSGKNPAGDITEVVEEHFGVGAGKVITLLYFFAIYPILLMYSVAITNTVESLMVNQLGLVPPPRALLSLLLIVGLMTIVRFGEKMIVKAMSVLVYPFVAVLMLMACYLIPHWHGAAFSTLSVQPAGSSLWMTLWLAIPVMVFSFNHSPIISSFALAKREEYGDAAEKKCSRILACSHLMMVVTVMFFVFSCVLSLSPEDLHAAKAQNITILSYLANHFQVPMIAWLGPLIAIVAITKSFLGHYLGAREGFNGIVSKALRSRGKSLAPARLNRLTSLFMLLSTWLVATLDPNILGMIETLGGPVIAMILFLMPMYAIQKVPAMRQYSGRISNLFVVLVGLIAISAIFYSLVK; encoded by the coding sequence ATGAAAACCACGCAAACTGGCACGCTTGGCGCGCTTGAGAGGGACGTCGATACAGGATGGCGTAAAACCGACACCATGTGGATGCTGGGCCTCTATGGCACCGCGATAGGCGCGGGTGTGCTGTTCCTGCCCATCAATGCTGGCGTCGGCGGGCTGATCCCGTTGATTATCATGGCGATACTGGCCTTTCCGCTGACCTTTTACGCGCATCGCGCCCTGACACGGTTTGTTCTGTCCGGTAAAAATCCCGCAGGCGATATCACGGAGGTGGTCGAGGAGCATTTTGGCGTCGGCGCGGGCAAAGTCATTACGCTGCTCTACTTCTTTGCTATCTATCCGATCCTGCTGATGTACAGCGTGGCGATTACCAACACGGTGGAGAGCCTGATGGTCAATCAGCTCGGCCTGGTGCCACCGCCCCGCGCGCTGCTGTCGCTGCTGCTGATTGTCGGACTGATGACCATTGTGCGCTTCGGCGAAAAGATGATCGTCAAAGCGATGAGCGTGCTGGTTTATCCCTTCGTGGCGGTGCTGATGCTGATGGCCTGCTATCTGATCCCGCACTGGCACGGCGCTGCGTTTTCCACGCTGAGCGTTCAGCCTGCTGGCAGCAGCCTGTGGATGACGCTGTGGCTGGCGATCCCGGTGATGGTCTTTTCATTCAACCATTCGCCAATCATCTCCTCTTTTGCGCTGGCAAAGCGCGAAGAGTATGGCGACGCCGCTGAGAAAAAATGTTCGCGCATCCTGGCCTGCTCACACCTGATGATGGTGGTTACGGTGATGTTCTTTGTCTTCAGCTGCGTGCTGAGCCTGTCGCCGGAAGATCTGCATGCCGCCAAGGCGCAGAACATCACCATCCTCTCCTATCTGGCTAACCATTTTCAGGTGCCGATGATCGCCTGGCTTGGGCCGCTGATTGCTATCGTGGCGATCACCAAATCGTTCCTGGGTCACTATCTGGGCGCGCGCGAAGGGTTTAACGGCATAGTAAGTAAGGCGCTGCGCAGCCGGGGCAAAAGCCTTGCGCCCGCCCGGCTGAATCGCCTGACCTCTCTGTTTATGCTGCTGAGCACCTGGCTGGTAGCGACGCTGGACCCGAATATTCTCGGCATGATTGAGACGCTTGGCGGCCCGGTTATCGCCATGATCCTGTTCCTGATGCCGATGTACGCCATCCAGAAAGTCCCGGCGATGCGGCAGTACAGCGGCAGAATCAGCAACCTGTTTGTCGTGCTGGTTGGGCTGATAGCCATCTCCGCCATCTTCTATTCACTGGTGAAGTAA
- a CDS encoding RcnB family protein, whose product MKKTTLTLIASLLTCSTLFSQAAQADDHDNGHRMPVPHQNSDRGPDSRDHTPNRGRDNPGHGDRNPHDQGRDRHEDHSRRDRDDARDHFAWQGHDFRRGHPIPPEYRGDHYRVDNWHERGLREPPRGYHWADIDGNYVLIAAATGVITALVLNSAMN is encoded by the coding sequence ATGAAAAAAACAACGTTAACGCTTATCGCTTCACTTTTGACATGCAGCACACTCTTCTCGCAGGCCGCACAGGCGGATGACCACGATAACGGACACCGTATGCCGGTACCGCATCAGAACAGCGATCGCGGACCGGACAGTCGCGATCACACGCCGAATCGTGGCCGCGACAATCCGGGTCATGGCGACAGAAACCCGCATGATCAGGGCCGGGATCGCCATGAAGATCACAGCCGTCGCGACAGAGACGATGCGCGCGATCATTTCGCCTGGCAGGGGCACGACTTCCGTCGCGGCCATCCCATCCCGCCGGAATATCGCGGCGACCATTACCGGGTAGACAACTGGCATGAACGCGGTCTGCGTGAGCCGCCGCGCGGTTATCACTGGGCAGACATCGACGGCAACTATGTCTTAATTGCGGCCGCAACCGGTGTCATTACCGCCCTGGTGCTGAACAGTGCCATGAACTGA